The window ACCTATTTGACATAAATGCATCAACTCCAAACTTGGCAACACCCCAATTTCTTGAATAATCAGGATATTGACTTGTGAGAGCTATAGATGGTTCATCCTGGAAATAACTGTCAAATTCACCACCTCTTCCATTTAACTTGGACTTCATTTCAACAGAAATATTAGGAACTATGGTAATTGATCCTAGATTAGCTTCATATTGGGCTTTTAAACCTATTGTGCTCAACAGTCTTGACAAATCTTGCCTGTTAACACTCATGTTTAGAGCAGGGTC is drawn from Desulfurella sp. and contains these coding sequences:
- a CDS encoding autotransporter domain-containing protein yields the protein DPALNMSVNRQDLSRLLSTIGLKAQYEANLGSITIVPNISVEMKSKLNGRGGEFDSYFQDEPSIALTSQYPDYSRNWGVAKFGVDAFMSNRLSANINYSSTFDKKNSADHSIWAQVGYKF